GGAAATGGTATCGGGACAACCACTCGCTTGTCGGGGTTAGGAACTATCCTTATACTGGTATCGTGGCTGACCGGGAATTTGGAGGGCTGCTGTTGGGAGGGCACTTTCAAGTCACTACCGGAAATCCAGGCTGCGGATTTGGAAGCTTTATTTGGGAGGAATCCTGGGTCATGCGCGTTGATAGTCTTGGCAATCCTTGGCAGCAAACCAGATTCTATGGGTACGCTGGAGAACGGCTCAATGAAATGCATCAGGACGGTTTGGGCTACGCTTACATTTCCAAGGATGTTGTAGGAACCCAAATCCCATGTTGGTCAAAAGTGTTTACTCCCGAATGCATTCGTACGAGCCCGTCAATGCTTACAAACTGTATAACAAATGGACTAAACACTTACACACATGGTTACAAGACCCACCCTGCGTCATTCTCAATGGTCAATCTCAGTAGCGCGGTGATCCCATTTAATCTTGTACCTATCGCCACTTCAACGTACGTTTTTGGGAGCATGTATCTGAATTGCCAATCATGCCCAAAGCCGATGGCGAGTTTCACACATCAGACCAACCAGAATACTGTTGTATTTCAAGACAATCTATATAATTTTCAATCCCTGCACTGGGACTTTGGCGATGGGCAAACAGATACCATCTTGGATCCCATTCATGTGTATGCACAGGCAGGAATCTACAATGTCTGTCTGATTGCAACAAATGGCTGCGGAGCCGACACCATTTGCCATTCGGTTCAAGTGACCTGTGGACCCAATAATTCACCGCCAACAATCACGAATTTAGGACCGACTTCTTTTTGTCTTGGTGATTCGGTAATACTGATATCAAGCGTTGGCATCGGGAATATTTGGTTACCAAGCGGGGATACCACCCAGAGTTTGATCGTGAGAACTTCAGGGCTCCATTCAGTATTTCAATCGCAAGGAGGTTGTACCACTTTGCCTTCGGCGAACGTTGCTGTTACGGTTTTTCCACCCCCTTCTACGCCAACGATCACGGCCCAGCGGTCCACTGACCTTCTGCCAAGGCGATTCCGTACGATTGACTTCCGGCAATGCAAGCAGCTACCATTGGAGTAATGGCGACACAACCCAAAGTATTGTCGTTTGGAACCCAGGAAGTTATTCGCTGACCGTTTCCGACATCAATGGCTGCACGGCCAATTCGAATGCAGTGTCTGTTTCAGTAAATGCATTACCAGCGATTCCTTTGATCGCCGCAAGCGGTCCGTTATCCTTCTGCCAAGGCGATTCAGTGCTATTGACTTCCAGCTTTGCAAATAGCTACATTTGGAGCAATGGCGACACAACCCAAAGCATCTTGGTTTGGAATTCAGGGATTTATTCCCTCACCGTTTCCGACATCAATGGCTGTACGGCTACTTCGAATGCAGTTTCTATCTCAGTCAATGCGCTTCCTGCCATTCCAGTGGTCAGTTTCAATGGACAAATCCTGAGTACCCAAGGAGGGTTTTCCTATCAATGGTACTTGAATGGAGTTCCTATCGTAGGGGCGACCGACTCTGTTTATCATCCACTTACCAATGGCGATTATTTCGTCGTTGTGGCTGATTCATTCGGATGTATTTCTCAATCAGCGATTTTGACAATTACAATTGTTGCCACAATGGCTCCAAGGAACATTGACTTTGCGCTCGTACCCAATCCAACAACCGGAAAATTTAGAATCATCACTTCAAATGAAGGAATTGAAGATATTCTGATTTACAACGCGTTGGGAGTAAAAGTATTCAGCTCACCAAATTACCAACAGGAAATCGATCTCTCTGGCTTTTCCAAAGGCTCTTATTTCGTAGTGGTCCACCATGATTGGGGGGTTTGGAGGTCAATTCTCTTGCATTTGTAGCGGCAGTGATCTTTGAATCAAATTCCGATATGGTCTAACAATTCGTTTTCTTTTCAACAATCTTTCATATTTTCCCCTATCTTCACCCCATGAGCAGGGACTACAACGAAGACACTGTCGAATCCGCTACACAGGATGTGCTCGAGGCGCTTCAATGGACAGTTGTTACGGCTTATACCAAGGAAACCTTTGGCCCCAATGGTCTGCTCGGTCGCGAGACAAAATCCGAAGTCATTCTGCGACGCTACTTGCGCCAAGCGCTACAGAAATTGAATCCCGGGCTTCCTGAAACAGCTTACGATCAGGCGATTGAAGCCCTCGAACAAAAAAGCGCAGACAAGACGCTCGCACGCATCAACAAGGAAAAGTACAAGCTGCTCAAGGATGGCGTGGAAGTCAGCTTCACCAATGCAGCCGGCGAATTGGAGAAACCCAGGCTCAGAGTATTTGACTTTGACAATTTCGAGAACAACCATTTCCTTGCAGTACGACAATTGGAAATCGTGGGCGAATTGTACCCTCGGAGGCCCGATATTGTTGGGTTTGTGAATGGCATTCCGCTGGTTTTCTTCGAACTCAAGGCCCATTCCAAAGGACTGCGCAATGCCTTCATTGAAAACATCACCGATTACAAAGACACCATTCCGCATGCCTTCCACTGCAACGCCTTCATCATCCTGAGCAATGGGACCGAAGCCAAAGTGGGCACCGTGACAAGTCCTTTCAAGTATTTTCTGGACTGGAAACGTATCACCGAGGAAGAAGAGGGCATTGTAAGCCTCGATACCATGCTCCGCGGCACCTGCGCCAAGGAAAACTTGATGGATATCTTTGAGAATTTCCTGCTGTTTGACGACAGTGGCGATGATGTGGTCAAAATCATGGCCAAAAATCACCAATTTATTGGCGTCAACAAGGTCATCGACAAGGCGCAGAGCATTGAAGAATTGCAGGGAAAATTGGGCGTATTCTGGCATACGCAAGGCAGCGGGAAGTCCTATTCGATGGTGTTTATTGCGCAGAAAATTCACCGGAAATTTGGCGGAGCCTATACCTTCCTGATTGTGGTGGACCGCAGCGAATTGGAGCGACAATTGTACGATACATTCACGGCGGTTGGCGCAACCACAGGCAAGGAAGTTGTCGCCAAAAGTCGGGATCATTTGCGGGAATTGCTGAAGGAAAACCACC
The window above is part of the Bacteroidota bacterium genome. Proteins encoded here:
- a CDS encoding T9SS type A sorting domain-containing protein, giving the protein MTSGNASSYHWSNGDTTQSIVVWNPGSYSLTVSDINGCTANSNAVSVSVNALPAIPLIAASGPLSFCQGDSVLLTSSFANSYIWSNGDTTQSILVWNSGIYSLTVSDINGCTATSNAVSISVNALPAIPVVSFNGQILSTQGGFSYQWYLNGVPIVGATDSVYHPLTNGDYFVVVADSFGCISQSAILTITIVATMAPRNIDFALVPNPTTGKFRIITSNEGIEDILIYNALGVKVFSSPNYQQEIDLSGFSKGSYFVVVHHDWGVWRSILLHL